One window of the Kallotenue papyrolyticum genome contains the following:
- a CDS encoding DUF5671 domain-containing protein, with the protein MNIIVVRRVYLYSAALIGLLMLAAGLRTLVSMLLEMLLAPPALGLAGAATRVSLGSALVIVGGLLWAGHWWWAQRSLTQPDERSSALRRLYGYLVLGITMLRLLFAAADLLALALGAAPDDGRAPSLMATLLVDGVIWLYHWRILGADRVTVEVEGAPATLRRWYLVVIQAVSLTLAGFNAARLLTLALRRLLPMITAADQRAALIYPLAGLIAGVAVWLPHHRWALRLVQRDAPMQPDEARSTLRQVYGALVVSVTAIIALSALATLLYGGLLALFGVATDLGDYLEPLAAALVSLPLWWYHRQVLLLEGMLGTPPTRAAVARRINGYLLAAIGLLGVFVGLATLLTNLLRLWLLPAALGEGWQRGLSLGLALTLVALPVYAVTSYHLEGWTRREPAEERTLARRVYLYGALLALLITVIVALVALLQELLARALGAAEPSTDLSPVISVLLVGLPLLGSYLRLLRRAQTARSATEAQLRVALVVEPEWAAPLAAALRRELPGVQLQVAAPDDAAQVAAALNGAELLISSLTATWRAPTAAALGSFGGRRLVLATPLPDAELIGAPSRPDALAHALTRRVRELLAAAPAQPPASPPAAAPHAGGEACAP; encoded by the coding sequence ATGAACATCATCGTTGTACGGCGCGTGTACCTGTACAGCGCTGCGCTGATCGGATTGCTGATGCTGGCCGCCGGCCTGCGTACGCTGGTGAGCATGCTGCTGGAAATGTTGCTGGCGCCGCCGGCGCTGGGCCTGGCCGGCGCTGCCACGCGCGTCAGCCTGGGCAGCGCGCTGGTGATCGTCGGTGGGCTGCTGTGGGCCGGCCACTGGTGGTGGGCGCAGCGCAGCCTGACGCAGCCCGACGAACGGTCGTCGGCGCTGCGCCGCCTGTACGGCTACCTGGTGCTGGGCATCACCATGCTGCGCCTGCTGTTCGCCGCCGCCGATCTGCTGGCCCTGGCGCTGGGTGCCGCGCCGGACGACGGACGCGCGCCGTCGCTGATGGCCACGCTGCTGGTCGACGGTGTGATCTGGCTCTACCACTGGCGCATCCTGGGCGCGGATCGCGTGACGGTGGAAGTGGAGGGCGCGCCGGCGACGCTGCGGCGCTGGTATCTGGTGGTGATCCAGGCGGTGAGCCTGACCCTAGCCGGCTTCAACGCCGCGCGCCTGCTGACGCTCGCGCTACGCCGGTTGCTGCCGATGATCACCGCGGCAGACCAGCGCGCCGCGCTGATCTATCCGCTCGCCGGCCTGATCGCCGGCGTGGCGGTGTGGCTGCCGCATCATCGCTGGGCGCTGCGCCTGGTGCAGCGCGACGCGCCCATGCAACCCGATGAAGCTCGCTCGACGCTGCGCCAGGTGTACGGCGCGCTGGTAGTGAGCGTGACGGCGATCATCGCGCTGAGCGCGCTGGCGACGCTGCTCTACGGCGGGCTGCTGGCGCTGTTCGGCGTGGCGACCGATCTCGGCGACTACCTGGAGCCGCTGGCTGCAGCGCTGGTCAGCCTGCCGCTGTGGTGGTATCACCGCCAGGTGCTGCTGCTGGAAGGGATGCTGGGCACGCCACCTACGCGCGCCGCGGTGGCGCGCCGCATCAACGGTTACTTGCTGGCGGCGATCGGGCTGCTGGGCGTGTTCGTTGGCCTGGCCACGCTGCTGACCAATCTGCTGCGGCTGTGGTTGCTGCCCGCCGCGCTGGGCGAGGGCTGGCAGCGCGGTCTAAGCCTGGGTCTGGCCCTAACGCTGGTGGCGCTGCCGGTCTATGCCGTCACCAGCTACCACCTGGAAGGCTGGACGCGGCGCGAGCCCGCCGAGGAGCGCACGCTGGCACGGCGCGTGTATCTCTACGGCGCGCTGCTGGCGCTGCTGATCACCGTGATCGTGGCGCTGGTAGCACTGTTGCAGGAGCTGCTGGCGCGGGCGCTGGGCGCGGCCGAGCCCAGCACCGATCTGAGCCCGGTGATCAGCGTGCTGCTGGTCGGCCTGCCGCTGCTGGGCTCCTACCTGCGGCTGCTGCGTCGTGCGCAGACGGCACGCAGCGCGACGGAGGCGCAGCTGCGCGTGGCGCTGGTCGTTGAACCGGAGTGGGCAGCGCCACTGGCCGCCGCGCTGCGGCGTGAACTGCCGGGTGTGCAGCTTCAGGTCGCCGCGCCCGACGACGCGGCACAGGTGGCTGCCGCGCTGAACGGCGCCGAGCTGCTGATCAGCAGCCTGACCGCGACCTGGCGCGCGCCTACCGCTGCCGCGCTCGGCAGCTTCGGGGGCCGACGGCTGGTGCTGGCCACGCCCCTGCCCGACGCTGAGCTGATCGGGGCGCCGTCACGCCCCGATGCACTGGCGCACGCCCTGACGCGTCGCGTGCGCGAGTTGCTTGCCGCCGCACCGGCCCAGCCGCCGGCATCGCCACCGGCGGCAGCCCCTCATGCCGGAGGTGAAGCATGCGCGCCATGA
- a CDS encoding zinc-dependent alcohol dehydrogenase family protein encodes MRAMILKAPGQPLAPAELPTPTPGARQALIQVHACAVCRTDLHIVDGELPEPKLPLIPGHQIVGTVVAVGPDVQRLAVGQRVGVPWLGWTCGTCRFCRSGRENLCDRARFTGYQLDGGYAEYTVADERFCFALPADYADVEAAPLLCAGLIGYRALRLAGDAQRLGIYGFGAAAHIITQIARWQGRQVFAFTRPDDHATQQFARALGAVWVGASDQPPPEELEAALIFAPVGALVPAALRAVGKGGVVVCGGIHMSDIPSLPYALLWGERVLRSVANLTRQDGEELLALAPRVPVRTSTTVFALEQANTALERLRQGRLQGAAVLIP; translated from the coding sequence ATGCGCGCCATGATCCTGAAGGCGCCCGGCCAGCCGCTGGCGCCGGCCGAGCTGCCTACACCCACGCCGGGAGCGCGCCAGGCACTGATCCAGGTGCACGCCTGCGCCGTGTGTCGCACCGATCTCCACATCGTGGACGGCGAGCTGCCCGAGCCCAAACTGCCGCTGATCCCCGGCCACCAGATCGTGGGCACGGTGGTGGCCGTCGGGCCCGACGTGCAGCGCCTGGCGGTCGGCCAGCGCGTGGGCGTGCCCTGGCTGGGCTGGACCTGCGGCACATGTCGCTTTTGCCGCAGCGGACGCGAGAACCTGTGCGATCGGGCACGCTTCACCGGCTACCAGCTCGACGGCGGCTATGCCGAGTACACTGTGGCCGACGAGCGCTTCTGCTTTGCGCTGCCCGCCGACTACGCAGATGTCGAGGCCGCGCCGCTGCTGTGCGCCGGCCTGATCGGCTACCGCGCACTGCGGCTGGCCGGCGACGCGCAACGCCTGGGGATCTATGGCTTCGGCGCTGCCGCGCACATCATCACCCAGATCGCACGCTGGCAGGGACGCCAGGTCTTCGCCTTCACCCGGCCGGACGACCACGCAACGCAGCAGTTTGCCCGCGCGCTGGGCGCTGTTTGGGTCGGCGCGTCCGATCAACCGCCGCCGGAAGAACTGGAGGCCGCGCTCATCTTCGCGCCGGTGGGCGCGCTGGTGCCCGCCGCGCTGCGCGCCGTCGGCAAGGGCGGCGTGGTGGTCTGCGGCGGCATCCACATGAGCGATATCCCTTCCCTGCCCTACGCCCTGCTGTGGGGCGAGCGCGTGCTGCGCTCGGTCGCCAATCTGACGCGGCAGGACGGCGAGGAGCTGCTGGCGCTCGCCCCGCGCGTGCCGGTGCGCACCAGCACCACCGTGTTTGCGCTGGAACAGGCTAACACAGCCCTGGAGCGCCTGCGGCAGGGCCGGCTCCAAGGCGCGGCGGTGCTGATTCCCTAA